The Takifugu rubripes chromosome 7, fTakRub1.2, whole genome shotgun sequence genome has a segment encoding these proteins:
- the LOC105418433 gene encoding transcription initiation factor TFIID subunit 12: protein MANSTATVMKVITPGAAGRSSPEGSQVLTKKKLQDLVREIDPNEQLDEDVEEMLLQIADDFIESVVTAACQLARHRKSNTLEVKDVQLHLERQWNMWIPGFGSDEIRPFKKACTTEAHKQRMALIRKTTKK, encoded by the exons ATGGCTAACAGCACCGCCACCGTGATGAAGGTGATCACCCCCGGAGCCGCTGGCAGGAGCAGCCCAGAAGGGTCCCAG GTTCTCACCAAGAAGAAACTGCAAGACCTGGTGAGGGAGATCGACCCCAACGAGCAGCTGGACGAGGACGTAGAGGAG ATGCTTCTTCAGATCGCCGACGACTTTATTGAGAGTGTGGTGACGGCGGCCTGTCAGCTGGCGCGCCATCGGAAGTCCAACACCTTAGAAGTGAAAGATGTTCAGTTACATCTGG AGCGCCAGTGGAACATGTGGATTCCTGGTTTTGGCTCGGATGAAATCCGGCCATTCAAAAAGGCCTGTACCACAGAGGCCCACAAACAG AGAATGGCGCTGATCCGCAAGACGACCAAAAAGTAG
- the LOC115250552 gene encoding uncharacterized protein, whose amino-acid sequence MKPVFAVVGVLLLHGSLATLLIKGPTGPILEGEQITLECLYSDAEFNISQVHIEMFSKYTRQWRPFSQRFWCRGYGTEVRMTPDRLLMSVPYASTLYDGSYRCVSDGKNATTPDSCSQVLTIKVHYMGQLSMTREGYSRYLGLSEELKVRSGDDVVLKCSTSASETSIYTWSKNGSDWILPSSQLALMKVSSADGGRYTCTAQHPSVEALRKSRSISISVLPGDAPWYHTSNGQVLLVTSVAAAFLLVFVVSVSVFLCSRAKGIKTAKGPIDDHSQKKPIYRTSAESLLSTSADKQPLV is encoded by the exons ATGAAGCCCGTTTTCGCTGTTGTTGGAGTGCTCCTACTTCATGGCAGTTTGG CCACTTTGCTGATCAAAGGGCCGACCGGGCCGATCCTGGAGGGGGAGCAGATCACACTGGAATGTCTGTACTCGGACGCTGAGTTCAACATCAGCCAGGTCCACATTGAGATGTTCTCCAAG TACACCAGGCAATGGCGTCCCTTCTCTCAGCGGTTCTGGTGCCGGGGCTACGGGACAGAAGTGCGCATGACTCCAGACCGCTTGCTCATGTCCGTCCCTTATGCGAGCACCTTGTACGACGGCTCCTATCGGTGCGTGTCCGACGGGAAAAACGCAACCACCCCAGACAGCTGCTCCCAGGTGCTGACAATCAAAGTCCACT ATATGGGGCAGCTGTCAATGACCAGGGAAGGCTACAGCAGATACCTGGGACtatcagaggagctgaaggtgcGATCTGGGGATGATGTGGTGCTGAAGTGTTCAACCAGTGCGTCCGAGACGTCCATCTACACCTGGAGCAAGAAC GGCAGTGATTGGATCCTGCCTTCCTCCCAGCTGGCGCTGATGAAGGTGAGCTCAGCCGATGGAGGCCGGTACACCTGCACGGCCCAACACCCGTCAGTGGAGGCGCTGAGGAAGAGccgcagcatcagcatcagcgtGCTGCCTG GAGATGCTCCGTGGTACCACACCAGTAATGGCCAGGTCCTCCTGGTGACCTCTGTGGCCGCGGCCTTCCTCCTGGTCTTCGTGGTCTCGGTCAGCGTGTTCCTGTGCAGCCGGGCCAAAGGCATCAAGACGGCCAAGGGCCCCAT TGACGACCATTCCCAGAAGAAACCCATCTACAGAACCAGCGCAGAGTCACTGCTCTCCACTAGTGCAGATAAACAGCCTCTGGTGtga